CATTATGGACAATCTTTTATTCAAAAACCTTGAGCCGACAGAGGGCTTTTACGCGCCGGAGAAGGACGGGCTCGGCGCCTTTATCTGGACCGGGGGCAGGTTCGCTCTCAAGAGCCCCGGCCGGGACCGCTTCTTGCTCATAAGGGCCTGCTACTACGGCAATGACGGGAGGCTTTCGGTAAGGGCGGGGAACGGGGCCGTCAGCGAGCTCGAGCTATCATATGGGTGGAACACCTATGTCCTGGAGTTCGGGCAGGCGGAAACTCTGGAACTGGAGTTGGACAGGGTAATACCTGTCGAAGGTGACGGGCGCGCCCTCGGCCTTATGCTTAGAAGTATAGAGGCCTTCAGCGACGCGGAGAGGTTCGACAGGCTGGATACCCAGATGAAGAACAAGGCCCTTAACGAAAGGGAGTTCCTTTCGGGCAAGACCCGGCTCGAATCCTACCCGACGCGTTTACGGATCGATGTCGAGGACCGGTGCAACATGGCACCGAGATGCGTTTACTGCGACTGGGACAACCACAAGGCCGAGGAAGCGAAATCACGATTTTTTTTCACCCCCCAAAGCTTCGCCGACCTCGGCATGTTCTTTACCTGCGCGGAAGAGGTCGTAGATTGCAGCATCGGCGAGCCTTTTTTGAAAAACGATATCTTCGACATAATAGACCGCGCCCTCGGGTCGGACAAGAGCTTCGATCTGGTATCAAACGGCCTGCTACTGGATGAGGACATGCAAAAGCGCCTTTGCGGCAAGGAGATAACCCTGGCCGTATCCCTGGACGCATCCAACGAGGAGTCTTACAAAAGGCTCAGGGGAGAGGGCTTCGGTTGCGTTGTTGAAAACCTCAGGCTTTTATGCGAGCGCAAGAAGGCCCATAACGACCTGCCGGTTGTGAATGCGGCCTTTATAGCCATGAGGTCCAATATCGAGGAGTTCCCGGACTATGTAAGGCTGGTAAAAGAGATCGGCGTAGACAACGTGATGCTGAGGGCCTTGAGCGAAAACCTGGAGAGGCTGGGCCTGGGCAGCGACAACTTCAACTACGGAGAAGAACTCCTCAGTGCGGACGAGCTGTCCGAATTTGTCGTTAGGGCAGGTGAACTCGCCGGGGAAAGTGGGGTAGGCCTTATCAACGGGTGGTCTTTCGGAGACGTCGAGATGGCGGGCAGCGGTCCCCTTTGCCGAGAGCCGTGGGATTCCGTTTACCTGTTTAAAAGGGGGGTCTTGCCCTGCTGCTTTACGGTATCGCCTGTCACGCACATAAATACCACCGACGACGGGAGCCTGCATGATATCGCCCGCGAGGCTTTTAACTCGGAGGAGATGCGGGAGATAAGGACCGCACTTGCCCAACGGCGCCTCCCCGAGTGGTGCCTTAAGAACAGGGGCTGCCCGATCGTGAAAAAAATAGAGAGGAAGGAGCTTTCCCGGTAACCATCGCTTAGAGATGTCATGCTCAAGGGCAGGATTATAAAAAATAACTGGCCGCGTATCGGCCATATATTAAAGCAAATGGACGTTGATGATAAGCTCTGTCACCGGCCAAGAACCTTTTACAAACGATGAAGATATGCGTGCTGCACCGTAAAGAGGACTCATACGCGGGAGCGATAGTCGCCTCGGCCATGTGCCGCTCCTTCTCCAGCTCTCAGGTGGAAAGACGTCTTTACGGCGAGCTTCCTGGCCTGCCGGAGGGCGCCGTGCTCATAAACCCTGGCGAGCGGGAGAGGAAGCTCCTCGCCCGGCTCCTCGCCTCCGGGCGCAAGGTGGCGGTCTTCGGCAATATCGAGGGCAGCGTAAGCCGGGACCTGGGGCTTTGCTCGGGCCCTCTTTCGCAAGAGCTCAAAGCCCACGGCCAGGTGGAGATCGACCCGGCCCTGCCGTTTAACGCAACCCGACTGGCCGTCTATTACGAGGCGGACCATCCCCTCGGACAATACGCCGCGCCAAACCCGAGACACCTCACACGCTACGATTTCACGGACGAGTGGAATAACATGGGTTACGGACGTATTACCGTTGACAACGGCAACGGCCCCTGGTCGGTATGCTGCAGGGCCGAACCAAACGGCGCGTCTCCCGTGGCAAGACTGAAGACAACCGGCAACGAGCAGTTCGGACTGTACGCGGCAATGCTTGACACGCCCTCGGCTTCGGCCCTCTGGTACAACCGGCAGGTCGGCCCGGTGGACAGCCTGGAGTGGCATGTGGTGGAGGCGTTTTTCGGAGACTACCGCCATGAAGAGCTAAGCTGCTTCCCCTATCTCTCGGAGCTCCCATTCGGCTTCGAGGGCGGGGCAACCATGAGGCTCGACTGCGACCAGGCAATCTCTTCCGCCTCCCCCCTTTTCCGGTTATACTCGGACAGGGGACTGCCCTTTTCCATGGCAATTACAACGGGGCTTAAGATGAATGGAAAAGACATGGGACTATTAAGGGATGTCGCCTCGCTGGATAAAGGCGCCCTGCTCTCCCATTCGCACAACCACTACCCGGACTGGGGGGGCGACTACGAGGCCGCGCTGAACGAAGCGACCGACTCCAGGGAATGGCTCGAAAAGAACGTCCCGGGGGCGGCTCCGGTCAGGTACGCGGTCTCACCCTTCCACCAGAACCCCCACTTCGCCGTACGGGCCATGGCGGACTCCGGGTACGAGGGCTTTATCGGAGGCACCATAAAAAACGACCCGGAGTTCCTCCTTGGAAGGGCGGGGCGAGTTCCGTTCGTCGAAAAACCCATAGTATCCCACAGCCAGCAGTGCATGCTGCACGGCGACTGTTTTCACAGGCAGGGCAACTCCATCAACTCGTACAAGGAGAGCTTCCGGAATCACCTGAGGGCCGGGGCTATATTCGGTTACACGGACCACCCTCTCTCGGAGCAGTACCAATACGGATGGACGAGCGAGCGGGAAAGGATAGCCGTGCACGAAGAGCTTATAGAGTTTATAGAGTCGCACCAGGGCATATGGTGGTGCAGCACAAACGAGTGCCTGGACTTTATCGCAGCACTGAACAGAACGTCGGTATATGTGGACGAGGGCGGCGAGTTGAACTCAGAGTGCGGTCGGGCTCAAGACGGGCTGCCGCCGCTTTCTATACTATGGAAAGGGGAGTGCTTTGAGGCCAGGTAGAAAAAAAATACTTTTAGTATTCGGTACGCGGCCCGAAGCGATAAAGATGGCGCCCGTCATAAAGAAGATACGGGCTTCGTCGGGTCTGGAGAGCGTGGTCTGTGTTACCGGCCAACACCGTGAGATGCTGGATTCCGTTCTGGGCCTCTTCGGTATAACCCCCGACTATGACCTGAACATCATGAGCGACGGCCAGGACCTCTTCGATATTACCACGCGTGCCGTGGAGGGACTCAAGGGTGTGCTGGGCAGGGTGACGCCCGAAGTGGTGCTGGTTCAAGGCGACACAACGACCGCATTCGTTGCGGCCCTCTCGGCATACTATATGAAAATCCCTGTCGGCCACGTCGAAGCCGGCCTCAGGACATACGACAAATACAGTCCTTTCCCCGAGGAAAAGAACAGGCATTTACTGAGTGTCCTGGCCGATTATCATTTTGCGCCGACTGAACGGGCAAAATCCAATCTTTTAAAGGAGGGTGTCGCCGAGGAAAATATATGGGTTACGGGGAATACGGTGATAGACGCCTTGCATTATATCGTAAAGAGGAACTCTACGCCGGACAGCACGGCGAACCTGAAAAGATACTTCGATAATGAGTGGGACCTTCCGCTGATGTCCGACGGCAAAAAGCTGATTCTCGTTACGGGCCACAGGCGGGAGAATTTCGGAGAAGGGTTCAGGAATATTTGTATGGCCCTTAAGGATATCGCTGAAAAAAGAGAGGACGTTGAAATAGTTTACCCGGTACATCTAAACCCCGATGTTCAGGGGCCCGTAAAGGCTATCCTTAACAGGCAACCAAATGTCCACCTGAAAGAACCGATGGCTTACGAACAGTTCATTTACTTGATGGACAAAGCGTATCTCGTTCTAACCGATTCCGGTGGCATCCAGGAGGAGGCCCCTTCTCTGGGTAAACCGGTACTGGTCATGAGAGATAAGACCGAGAGGCCGGAAGGCGTTGAGGCCGGCACCGTTAAGCTCGTAGGCACGGGTAGAGACAGGATCGTCGCTGAAACCCTGGAATTGCTGGATAACCGGGCACTATATGCCGGGATGTCGAAGACCATTAACCCCTACGGTGACGGCAGGGCCGCCGGGAGAATATGCAAGGTCCTGGAATAAAACACATATCCCGGTTGTCTGGTTGCAAGCCCCCGCTACCGGACCGATCAGGGCAGACTGTTTGAATTACGTCAAAGCGTTGCCATTACTACAAAAAAGGGGCAGTATTGGGGAAAGTTCAGGTGCGCGGTAAGTTGAAGGGAGTATACTGATGGCGAATATAAAGGATAAAATTATTTCTTCCGGTTTGAAGCATAAAGAACTGCTAAAAAGAGTGCCTTTGATCGGTAGGGTTGCAAAACGATTCTATCGGTGGATGGTTAATATGGAAGAGTTAGAGATGTCAGCGGATATGGAAGAGTTAGAGATGTCACCGGGCACCTCTTTGGGGGCCGGTTGGCATGGCCTGGAGAATGACGGACAGGAGCCCTTTCGCTGGACTTCTGCGTGCGCAAACATAGTTCTGGATGAAGGTGCGCCGGCACCGGATTATATTGTAATAAAAGCGGCTTCGGCCCCCTTCGAGGGGAAGAGGTATCTGACGGTAGGGAACGCTACCATGGAAATCTGGCCTGACTGGCGATACTATATTTTCCCTCTCGGTAAAGCCGGCAGACCCGAAGGACTGAAGATCGTCTCGTCCCCTCCTCTAAGCGTTGGAGGGGACCACAGGGAATTAGGTGTAATGGTAAAGAGTATTACCTCGACAACAAGCAACAAGCTCGCTTCCGCACCGCACGAATACCAATCCCTCCGCGTCGAGCAACTTTTTTTGCAGAACGACCTGAAGGTCGTGTGGCTCGCCTCTTATCCGCGTTCGGGCAATACGTGGTCAAGGTTTCTGCTGACGAACCTCCTTTTCAAGCGGGTCGAGAAGAGCGCGGAAGTTCCTCTTTATATACCCGATATAGCTGTTCCGGATGAGATCGAAAAGGCTTTGCGCTTTGGGGACGGAATCTTCGAGGGGCCCGACGGCCAAAGGCATATAATCATGAAATCACACTTTCCATACAGTGAAAGGATAGCTTTAGGCGGGCTTACCGCGGGGGCCGTATATCTTATCAGAAACCCCCTGGACGTTGTCGTCTCTAACGCAAAGTATGACGTGCTGGCCAGCAATTCTAGCGCGTTCAGGAAGATCTTTGGCGAAAACGTTACGGCGGAGCAGTTTTATGAGGATACCGTCGAATCCATGGTCATATACGGACAGAGCAAGTTACTGGCATTCTCCGGGTTTGGGACATGGCAGGGGCATGTCTCGAGCTGGCTCGAACTCGCCCGGCTCCGCAACCGGTTCCCCGTAATCGAGGTCAAGTATGAGCTGCTGAAAGAGGATACCCGTTCGCAGCTGGCCGCCATTTTGAAGTTGCTGGGGTTGTCCGTAAGCAGGGAGAGGATAGAAGAAGCTATTGAATTGTCGTCCCTGTCCAGGATGAAGGAAATGCAGGAAAGAGAGATTAAAGAGCGTATCCCGGGGGCATTCTATACCGCTGCAAGGGAGGAGAGTCTTTCCAGGGGCATGCGGTTTATAAACAAGGGGATGGTCGGAACGGGAGGGAAGGAGCTGACACCCGATCAAAGAGAAAGGGCTATCATGCTTTTTTCAAACGTCATGCGCAAGTTCGGATATTTGGATTGATCGAAAAAGGAAGCCCCTGTGCTTACAGAAAAAGAGCTCAAGAAAGCCTTACTTGGTACTCCGGAAATCCCTCCTCCCACGCTTCAAGAAACTAAACGTATCCGGACGGTTATAGGGG
This genomic interval from Thermodesulfobacteriota bacterium contains the following:
- the wecB gene encoding UDP-N-acetylglucosamine 2-epimerase (non-hydrolyzing), coding for MRPGRKKILLVFGTRPEAIKMAPVIKKIRASSGLESVVCVTGQHREMLDSVLGLFGITPDYDLNIMSDGQDLFDITTRAVEGLKGVLGRVTPEVVLVQGDTTTAFVAALSAYYMKIPVGHVEAGLRTYDKYSPFPEEKNRHLLSVLADYHFAPTERAKSNLLKEGVAEENIWVTGNTVIDALHYIVKRNSTPDSTANLKRYFDNEWDLPLMSDGKKLILVTGHRRENFGEGFRNICMALKDIAEKREDVEIVYPVHLNPDVQGPVKAILNRQPNVHLKEPMAYEQFIYLMDKAYLVLTDSGGIQEEAPSLGKPVLVMRDKTERPEGVEAGTVKLVGTGRDRIVAETLELLDNRALYAGMSKTINPYGDGRAAGRICKVLE
- a CDS encoding radical SAM/SPASM domain-containing protein — protein: MDNLLFKNLEPTEGFYAPEKDGLGAFIWTGGRFALKSPGRDRFLLIRACYYGNDGRLSVRAGNGAVSELELSYGWNTYVLEFGQAETLELELDRVIPVEGDGRALGLMLRSIEAFSDAERFDRLDTQMKNKALNEREFLSGKTRLESYPTRLRIDVEDRCNMAPRCVYCDWDNHKAEEAKSRFFFTPQSFADLGMFFTCAEEVVDCSIGEPFLKNDIFDIIDRALGSDKSFDLVSNGLLLDEDMQKRLCGKEITLAVSLDASNEESYKRLRGEGFGCVVENLRLLCERKKAHNDLPVVNAAFIAMRSNIEEFPDYVRLVKEIGVDNVMLRALSENLERLGLGSDNFNYGEELLSADELSEFVVRAGELAGESGVGLINGWSFGDVEMAGSGPLCREPWDSVYLFKRGVLPCCFTVSPVTHINTTDDGSLHDIAREAFNSEEMREIRTALAQRRLPEWCLKNRGCPIVKKIERKELSR
- a CDS encoding sulfotransferase domain-containing protein — its product is MANIKDKIISSGLKHKELLKRVPLIGRVAKRFYRWMVNMEELEMSADMEELEMSPGTSLGAGWHGLENDGQEPFRWTSACANIVLDEGAPAPDYIVIKAASAPFEGKRYLTVGNATMEIWPDWRYYIFPLGKAGRPEGLKIVSSPPLSVGGDHRELGVMVKSITSTTSNKLASAPHEYQSLRVEQLFLQNDLKVVWLASYPRSGNTWSRFLLTNLLFKRVEKSAEVPLYIPDIAVPDEIEKALRFGDGIFEGPDGQRHIIMKSHFPYSERIALGGLTAGAVYLIRNPLDVVVSNAKYDVLASNSSAFRKIFGENVTAEQFYEDTVESMVIYGQSKLLAFSGFGTWQGHVSSWLELARLRNRFPVIEVKYELLKEDTRSQLAAILKLLGLSVSRERIEEAIELSSLSRMKEMQEREIKERIPGAFYTAAREESLSRGMRFINKGMVGTGGKELTPDQRERAIMLFSNVMRKFGYLD